A stretch of the Elephas maximus indicus isolate mEleMax1 chromosome 3, mEleMax1 primary haplotype, whole genome shotgun sequence genome encodes the following:
- the PLA2G2E gene encoding group IIE secretory phospholipase A2 — protein MKPPPVLICLCLLVPLASGNLVQFGVMIERMTGKPALHYNNYGCYCGIGGAHWPVDQTDWCCHAHDCCYGHLEKLGCEPKLEKYLFSTSRCNIFCAGRTACQRQTCMCDKRAALCFRHNLDTYNRKYAHYPKKLCTGPTPPC, from the exons ATGAAGCCTCCCCCAGTTCTGATCTGCCTTTGCCTCCTGG TGCCCCTGGCCAGCGGGAACCTGGTGCAGTTTGGGGTGATGATTGAGAGGATGACAGGGAAGCCTGCACTGCATTACAACAACTACGGCTGCTACTGTGGCATCGGCGGTGCCCACTGGCCTGTGGACCAGACCGACTG GTGCTGCCATGCCCACGACTGCTGCTACGGGCACCTGGAGAAACTGGGCTGTGAACCCAAACTGGAAAAGTATCTGTTCTCCACCAGCAGGTGCAACATCTTCTGTG CCGGCAGAACCGCCTGCCAGCGGCAGACCTGCATGTGTGACAAGAGGGCTGCACTCTGCTTTCGGCACAACCTGGACACCTACAACCGCAAATACGCCCACTACCCCAAGAAGCTGTGCACCGGACCCACCCCACCCTGCTAA